TAGTCTTCTCTCCACTCATAACCTGGATCATTTAGATGGGCGTGAGTATCTATAAAGCCTGGAAAAACTAATTTTCCATCAACATCTACAGTTTTTTCTGCATCAAGAATTTCATCCCAATTCGTTAGGGCTGAAATTTTTCCATTCTTTACATAGATATTCAAATTTTCAATATCATCGCTTCCAACAACTTTAGCATTTTTAACTAATAAATCATACATTACTTTTCTCCTATAATTCGATTTTTTTTACAAGGTCGTACATTATATTTATGCCTTTTACAAATTGATCATATGATGTGTACTCTTCTGGTGAGTGGCTCCTGCCGTTTTTGCTAGGTACAAAAATCATAACTGTTCTGTGTTTATGGCCTATTGGCAATGAATCATGGCCTGCTCCACTTGGCAAAATTTCGTATGAATACTCATGTTTTTTTGCGCTATCTTCTAGTATGTCTATCATTTCCTCATCAAGACCAATTGGTTCTACAACTAGTTTTGTATCATAGGTATATGAAGCATCAACCTTTTTTGTTTCCCTATCTAGGTTTTCGATTATATAATCAAATACATTTTTGATTGAATCGTTATTCATAGATCTTATATCAACAGAAAACTCTACTTCTTGAGCAACTATATTCATTCCACCTGGTTTTGCTGTAATCATTCCTGTTGTAGCTACTGTTCCATCACCTTGGGCTCTAGCGGTATCTCCTAAATTAGCTAATACTCTTGAAGCTATCTCAACAGGATCTTTTCTCATGTCCATTGGTGTTGTGCCAGCATGGTCTGCCCTACCATGGATGTTGAATATATATCTTTGGATACCAACGATACCACTAACAAGACCTACGTCTATTTTTTTTGTATCCAAAACTGGACCTTGCTCTATGTGTAGTTCTATAAAAGCACCAATTCTATCATCATCCCATTTTGCATTTTTTACATTTTCTGGAATAAGACCATAGTCTTTCATAGCTTCATAGATGCTAATACCATCTTTATCCATATAGTGCTTGCAATAAGCTACATCTATATCACCTAAAATAGCATTTGATCCGAAATATCCTGTACCAAACCTAGTACCTTCTTCATCCATA
This window of the Anaerococcus mediterraneensis genome carries:
- a CDS encoding M20 family metallo-hydrolase translates to MTDFEKIRSRVEKNLEELKQFTSTHGNGCTRLPFSKETRAAAEYLKNVMREAKLEVREDSVGNVIGVRKGKDSSKPAIVSGSHYDSVYNGGNYDGIAGVISSIEIARLLEDENIELDRDYVVVAFMDEEGTRFGTGYFGSNAILGDIDVAYCKHYMDKDGISIYEAMKDYGLIPENVKNAKWDDDRIGAFIELHIEQGPVLDTKKIDVGLVSGIVGIQRYIFNIHGRADHAGTTPMDMRKDPVEIASRVLANLGDTARAQGDGTVATTGMITAKPGGMNIVAQEVEFSVDIRSMNNDSIKNVFDYIIENLDRETKKVDASYTYDTKLVVEPIGLDEEMIDILEDSAKKHEYSYEILPSGAGHDSLPIGHKHRTVMIFVPSKNGRSHSPEEYTSYDQFVKGINIMYDLVKKIEL